The Tripterygium wilfordii isolate XIE 37 chromosome 23, ASM1340144v1, whole genome shotgun sequence genomic sequence AGGTTTTTTTGCCTTGGCAGCTGCAGCTGCAGCTGCAGCAGCTTCAACTTTCTCTGCAGATATGGGAATGAAGTGACTTGTGCCTCATTTTGGTCCCCAGAACCATCTACTCCAGAGTTATCTTCTGAAGTTCAAGCCAAAGaactttcttcttgtttttttttaaaaccttttTGCTGAATTGAATTTGCCAAATCTTCGTGGAAACTGCCTTCTCTGTCCATGCATACCATCCAAATTAAGCCTTAACAAGAGTGAAAGAAATTTAATTACGTTATCGCTgtcataaataataaaaattggcaCATGATAATCATCACCTATAGGGACAAAAGCATACTGTGCTGCTCATTTACGGCAAAACTCTTCCATATAACAAGTTATTCTGACATGATTTCAGGCAGTAACAGATGACTATACTTTCACCAATTATCATGCCCTGGAAAACTCAAGACGTGCTCGAAAGTTCAATGTTTTCCAACTTTCCCTCCTCCATAGGTAGGCagagaaaattaattaagaatgcatTACGATTTTGACTTGGTGCCAACATGCTCAGCAATTTCATTCCAATTCTCACTGTAAATTCTGACGGCTTCGAGTAGCAGCAGTGTCTCCTGATCATTCCAACTTTCCCCATCTATATCACCATAATCATTTGTTGAACCCCCCGTCCTTACAAAATCCATGCTCAAGTGACCATTAACGAATTCCCCGTCATGAAAGTAATCAGAACACAGAGAAGTACATCAGCCTGTTAAGATGTGAAATCAGTAAATCAACTCTCATGAGCAACAAAGACGTCTTCACTTATCACACCAAATAGGCAGTAAAATGAAATATAAATGTCTCAATGGTTTTTCAGGCTTTATTTAATTTCTCTGATATGATGATCAACAGAATAATCAGAATTGAATTATAGTAGGCTCATTAGCATCAATAATATATGGAAAGCTTCAGAGTAACTTAAATACAGTCATTTGCACAATTACAATCGTTTGTAATCAAGGTTAGGCCAAGACAGAAGCTTTGTCTAATTTCACACCCTGGATCCTCCCTCAAATAGGAACCACCATTCAAAGGCTCACGATTTGGAGCAGCTGCGCAGTAATTGATAACTCCCCAGTGatcaagaaattgaaaaattctACTTAAATCGGTATAGTCAACGCCAACTACATAACCCTGGTAACCAGAAATTGTAAGCATCTTCTCTGGATTTTCCATATATTTAGCAACAATGAAGTTCCTACATTCCATTTACTTCTCTAGTGTATGGTTTGGCAACTtcccagaaaaacaaaaaagtggCACCACTGGTCTCTCGAGTCGATGGACTGAGGTGGCGAAAACCAGTCTTCTCAAAGGTACAAAACACAGAGCATAATCAatgaatacatacatatattgcTGAATCACATTTCTGCATGTATGCTTTGAAACATATAGCATTCATGCAGAAGAGAGAGTGAACAAGAAAGGGGAACAGACAAATAAAACCATAGCCTATCCCGACAGTAAATCCACTATGTTCACAAACATATAGACagacacacaaatatatatatcctcttattttgttcttttttttcttttacatagATTTAAAAACAAGAACAGTGTAGATATCAAATAAAGATCACCCAATATATTTACATTACTTTGGTCAGCACATGAAATGAACTAACATTCATCATAAGTTGAAGGTATGTTATATTCTCACAGAGTATTTGCTGTAGAGGCTGTGACAATTATACCAACACATTAAAGAAAGATAAGTGCATGAGAAAAGGACACATAGGCAGCCAATCTTTCTAAAACAGATTAAATCAGAGGAATAAATACTACAAGTACCTTATGACCAGTACAACAACTTCGAGAACACTGTCACGGCTGGCATTGTGAGCAATCTTGATATTTGTATGAGAGGATTTCGTCTTCGGAAAATGTAACTTTGTCTATGTGAGCAATCTTGCTCCAATCTTCACCTTTCTCTATTTGGCATCGTTCTTCCAACAGTGGACATTCCCAGATGTTATGAGAGCTAAGTAACTTTGTATGAGAGGATTTCGTCTTTGGAAAATGTAACTTTGTCTATGTGAGCAATCTTGCTCCAATCTTCACCTTTCTCTATTTGGCATCGTTCTTCCAACAGTGGACATTCCCAGATGTTAAGAGAATACAAGGAGGTGGGCAGACCCTCCTCTGGAAAGCACCTGAGCTTTGGGCACCTTGATATTTGCAAACCTCCAAGAGAGCTAAGTAGTTGAAACATCTTACCATCAAAGGTTGTAAGGTTGGGAAGATCAGATATGGAGAGAAACGAAAGATATCTGGGCAGTAGTCCCTCTTCAGGGAAGGACTCCACATTCACACATTTGAAACTGATGCTCAAGGTTTTAAGTGAATGGAGACCTTCTAAACCCCACTGCGAACGATTTGCAATGAGTTTGTTGCACTGAGAAATATCAAGCAAAACTAAATTTCTTGGCAAGCCCGTTTGAGGAAATGACTCAAGCATAGGACATGCAGATAATATCAAACAAACCAGAGAAGGAAATAGGGTACACATATGTTCTGGGAGCACCTTCAAACTCTCACAATCCCTCAGAGATAAATATCCCATTCGGGGAGCACGTAATCCTCCAAGATGGAAGTATTCAAAATTGGGACAATTCCAGATATTTAATGATTCGAGAGATCCGAGATCACCCTGAGTGTCTTCTGAGACTGAAATGGATTTAAGACTTCTACAACCTTTTAGTTCAAGCCTACAAAGCTTTGTGAAGAAGCTTAAAGGAAAAAACTCAAGAGAATCACAGCTGCTACTCAGAGACAAGTCTCTCAGAGACGTGTAGCAATAATGAACTGGTAACTCTAATTTCATACATGTTTCAATTTCAAGCTCTCTCAACATACAGGGTGTATTCTGAGATGAGCATTCCGAGATTCGTAACACTTCATGTTGGGACTCTAGGACACTGCATCCAATAATGGTCAGCTTTAGCAGCCCTGGAGCTCTTGGAAGTGAATCCACAAACTCTGGGCATTCAACAAGGCGAAATTCTGTCAATGCTGGAAGGAACTTTGGTAATTCACTAGTCAGCTTCGGACAACTCTCTATGCTCAATACTCGAAGACTGGAGAAGTCTCCTTGATCCACATTAGGAATCCATTCTCGCCACTCTGACATGTTTTTAAAAGTCAAAGACTCCAGGGACTGAAAGGGCTTAATCGTAGAGGACAACTTCAAGTGAAACTCACGTCCTACGGTCACTACTGCATCAAACCCTGCAATAGTGAGGTCTTTCAGGGATGGCAGCTGGCCTAATGGTGGCAAGAGGCAGCAATATTTACAGTCCTGAAGATGAATAGACACCATATTGAACAACGAATCACTTCCCAACCAGTCAGGAAATCTTGTGCCACCGTAACATTCTATTTTTAGTTCTTTCAGGTTGGCATGAGGCTGGAGGTTCTCAAGCGTGATTTCTACGTCTTTTGAGTTCTCGGAATAAAAATCCCATTTAAAGATCAACTTTTCAAGGTGCATTTTTCCCCTTAGATTTGCTTCCAAAGCATCTCTAGCATGGATGAGATTTTGCAGCCCTGATATATAAAGTTCACCATGTATATGCAAGAGGTCTCTCAGCTCTTTAATACTGGAACCATCAGATATTTGCCAAAGGGGAGGAGGTAACACCTGTAGATCTTTCAACTTCATCATCTGCCATGGCAACTGAAACCTTAACGTTGGATATCTCATGTCGAGATAGTGCAAGTTGATTAATCGCCCCATGGTGCTTGGCAACTCAGTTAGAGAGCGACAACTTGACAACATCAAGACCTCCAAGTTATATAAACTAGATATAGTCTCAGGTAATTTTTGAATGGGAGTGTATGAAAGATCTAGATATCGAAGGAGTTTTAAATTTCTGATTGAATCAGGCAGCTTCTCGATATTATACCCTGACAACGAGAGGACTCTTAAACACAACAATCTAGGTAATAGATCATGTGTTACTTCCTTAGTTGATGGGAAGttcccaacaaaaaaaacctGGTTAATTGACAGGAATGTTTGCAAACGCATCGCTTCAAAGTTGTTGATTCTTAATTGCTTATCAGTTGACATAAAATATGACAAATGGCGAGTCTTCTTCCCAACATTAACTGGGTTCGCACCATCTAATGTTGAACAAAATTCTCCCGATATGATCTTGGCAAAGTCATTAAAAAGATCATGCATAACTAACCAAGAATCATAATACAGATGTAATGATTGGAAAAATGACCTTGATTCCAAATCTTTCACGTACTCATACCCTATTTCCATCGCCTTTTTTTTACTTCTATGGTCCGGCAAAAGATCTTCAACCAGCCATAGTAACACTAATTCTTCTTTTCTGATTGCATAACCTTTGGGGAATAATGAACAATAGGCAAAACATCGCTTTAGATGTGAAGGAAGATGATGATAGCTTAATCTTAGAACTGAAAAAATGCCACTTGCTTCATTATGTAAATACCACATTTCGCTTCTCAATATTTCTTTCCATTCTTCAGGATTTCGTTTGGAACGCAAGAGACCCCCAAGTGCTTTTGCAGCTAAAGGCAGGCCACAACACTTCTTGACGAGCTCTTCACGCATCACCTCAAGGTTCAGAGATACATCTGACTGGCCATTTTCAAAGGCGTATTGAGAAAGCAACAACCAACAATCTCCATTCGAAATTGGCTGTAACTGACAAGTTGAAACAGGGCGCATGACTGATGTGACACTTTCATTGCGTGTCGTTACAATGATCTTACTTCCATGTGCACAGGAGTTGATAGGCTTTCTTAAGGCTTCCCAAACACTTTGCTCCTCATTCCAAACATCATCTAAAACAACTATAAACTTTTTTCCCTTTAGATTCTCTTTCAACCTAGTTTGAAGCATATCAAAGTCATTTGTATCGGAAGATTTTGAGGTAACTGCCTCAAGAATGGTTTTGGTAATTCGGATAACATCAAACCGTTCTGAAACAAAAACCCACACTTTGAGGTCAAAACATTCATTAACTTCCCTAGCATTGTACACAAGCTGAGCAAGGGTGGTCTTTCCAATCCCACCCACTCCCACAATTGCAATTACAGGAACGTGACCGCCCCTTCCAGCTAGGTCATCAGATAGCACAAGCTTAATGACACGCTCTACATCGTTATCTCTACCAACAACACTTGATTCCTCTACTAAAGAAGTTGTCGGTAGTCTTTGCAACTCTTTTGATCCAACACCTTCTTTCAAACCAAGTACCTTCTTTTGTTTGACTAGAAACTCTAATCTGTCAATGATCTTCTTAACATTTGGTTCAATTGTTTTTTCAAATGAATTACAAGACATGGACCATGAATTGCATACCTTACTTGTGCCAGCACAAAATTCAGCTTCAATCTTAGATCTCTGCGCTTCAGTGGAAATCTGATAGAGCAGATCCTCGGCATCATAAACAGCATCTTGGAGCTTATCGAGCCACTTCTTTACGAGGGGTTTGGTTATATGCTTCTCTTCTGCATCATCCAGCACTACTTGAATCGACATCAGCGTAATCTCCAGTTTCTCCAATAGTGCGTCATCGAGTTTCTTCTCCATGAAATAGTCAATAACTTTCGAAGAAGCTATCCTGTCAAAGGCCACCTGGAGAAAAGCAGAAAGAAATGCTccacccaacaacatttcagcCATGTTTTGTGTTCGTGAAGAAGTGAAACTGGAGAAAATCAAGAGAGGAAAGTGATTGCTAGCTTAGCAGAAACTCCAAGAAGAGTTGAATCTCTCTTCTCTGCAAATTTTGGTTCTTGGGAAGCCTTGTCAAACATTCAGAGGAGATAAAGGACAACACCTGGAGGATAGACCTACAATTTCTTAATGTTTTTGTAAGAAAAAGCGCATGCTCTTTCATTCAAACTTGATAATACCATATCGACTTGAAGTGACAATTACTTTTCTTTATTTCAGTCAACAAGATTTGATCAAAAGCATTGGAATTTTAGGTTTAGGGATAATTTTAtgacaaaaataaacaaatttttggAAAAGCAACCCCGTAAATATATCATGAAACTGTTAAAAGTtcttctcaaattcacaaatcTACTGTCAAacgaaatgaagaaaaaattgtaCCTTTTAAGGGCTTTAGCAATTGAGGAACCTGAAGATGAACCAGGCGTTGTTGGTGAGAGAGTGGAGAGTTAGATTTGTGTGTGAGGTCTTCGATTTGTTGGACAGAATCAAAGCAAAGGTAGGCAGAGACAAGAAGATTTGGGCTTTCTAAGGCAAAGTCGTCTATTTCACacctcttttgtctttttttttttttttaccgtataattattaatgaaaaatgggaattttgtaaaaatgaccttctcaaaaagtcaaaccagagaaatgacccatttttgtataaaccgcaaaaatgacctacattgtattttttttgaccCAAATACCCCTAATGTTGAAATATCTTTTCTTCCACTCACAATACCAGAATACACATAACCCTCCTAACGgctatttctcatcatcttatcTGCACTTGATCGgctatttctcatcatcttattTGTTCTATAGAGCTCGAAAAAGCCAGATCCAGATCGGGTTCGGGTTCAGGTTCTGAGTTATTTGTGATCTTCGTTATCGCAAGTCTGAAGAGAGGTTCGTTGGTGAACATTTCATATCACTTTTGACAGGTGAGTACATCTATATTCCGAGTAATTTTGTTCCATATGTTTCTCAAGTGCATATGAACTTCTGAACGAACTCATTATCTACTCATAGCATCTGTGTAGTCAAGCATATTGAGTTTGTAGTcgaacaaatatatatgtagtcgagcatttgtgtttttatggtcgagcatttatgttttcatggtcgagcaaagttgtaTTATGGTCgaacatttgtgtttttatggtcgagcaaagttatttatggtcgagcatttgtgttttttggttgagcaaagttgtttatggtcgagcaaagttgttaATGATCGAGCGAGCCTTTAAGTTTTTACGGTCGAGCAAATtatgatacttttttttttgttgttttttgttattttcaggaATGACATCTATTGATTTTGTGATCCTCTATGGTGGCCAATGGGAAATTTGTCGAGGGATTTGCAAATACAAAGGTGGGAAGAGCCAAGGTGTAATAGTGTCCGAAACAATTTCCTTTGCATGTTAACCGGGCAGGTGTGAACAAATGCTTGACTAAAGAAAACAGATGTTTGACTAAGAAAATACATGCTCGACTAAAGAACATGAATGCTCGACTAAAGAAAACAGATGATCGACTACTACAGAACATCAATACTCGACTAAAGAAAACTGATGATCGACTATAGaaaacaaatgctcgactaaagaTCATAGATGCTTGACTACAGAACATATAAGCTCGACTACTTTAAAAAATGAtcgactaaagaaaacaaatgctcgactaaGACAATACATGCTCTACTACAGAACATACATGCTCGACTAAGTAAATATAAGCTCGACTACATTAAAATCAGACTTTTTCATATACTATTCACAAAAACTGGCAAAATATACATGCTCGACTGACAAAAAAAGTTGCTCGACCATGAATATAAAGCATATTTACATTAAAAATTCTCCACCCCATGCCTCCATAGTGAACTTTTTCCTGTAGAATACCATGTCCTCTTGAGTTATTAGACTAACTGGCATGCTTGCAGTTAATACTTCAATGAACTTGATGGTGAACATGCCACAATCTCCTctgttataaaaaaatatgttaatgtCCTAACTAACTCATGTAACATGGACTACAATTACACAcagaatttgaacttaacttaccCATTATTTTGCTGAGGGCAGGACGTTACCCTTTTAAGTTTCCAGGAAGAGAGATTTTCATCATTTAACGCAGCTGCTCTTAATATGTATGGCATCATCAACTTCAAGGGCTGCattaattcattaaattttggaatttttgtgcAGCTTGTAAGCGAGTCATACACGTTAATTTGTCTTTCCCCCAAGATCATCTCTACAGCCACCCAATGTGTATTGTTGAAGTTGGCAGGGAAGTAAACGTAGTCT encodes the following:
- the LOC119993372 gene encoding putative disease resistance protein At3g14460 isoform X2 — its product is MAEMLLGGAFLSAFLQVAFDRIASSKVIDYFMEKKLDDALLEKLEITLMSIQVVLDDAEEKHITKPLVKKWLDKLQDAVYDAEDLLYQISTEAQRSKIEAEFCAGTSKVCNSWSMSCNSFEKTIEPNVKKIIDRLEFLVKQKKVLGLKEGVGSKELQRLPTTSLVEESSVVGRDNDVERVIKLVLSDDLAGRGGHVPVIAIVGVGGIGKTTLAQLVYNAREVNECFDLKVWVFVSERFDVIRITKTILEAVTSKSSDTNDFDMLQTRLKENLKGKKFIVVLDDVWNEEQSVWEALRKPINSCAHGSKIIVTTRNESVTSVMRPVSTCQLQPISNGDCWLLLSQYAFENGQSDVSLNLEVMREELVKKCCGLPLAAKALGGLLRSKRNPEEWKEILRSEMWYLHNEASGIFSVLRLSYHHLPSHLKRCFAYCSLFPKGYAIRKEELVLLWLVEDLLPDHRSKKKAMEIGYEYVKDLESRSFFQSLHLYYDSWLVMHDLFNDFAKIISGEFCSTLDGANPVNVGKKTRHLSYFMSTDKQLRINNFEAMRLQTFLSINQVFFVGNFPSTKEVTHDLLPRLLCLRVLSLSGYNIEKLPDSIRNLKLLRYLDLSYTPIQKLPETISSLYNLEVLMLSSCRSLTELPSTMGRLINLHYLDMRYPTLRFQLPWQMMKLKDLQVLPPPLWQISDGSSIKELRDLLHIHGELYISGLQNLIHARDALEANLRGKMHLEKLIFKWDFYSENSKDVEITLENLQPHANLKELKIECYGGTRFPDWLGSDSLFNMVSIHLQDCKYCCLLPPLGQLPSLKDLTIAGFDAVVTVGREFHLKLSSTIKPFQSLESLTFKNMSEWREWIPNVDQGDFSSLRVLSIESCPKLTSELPKFLPALTEFRLVECPEFVDSLPRAPGLLKLTIIGCSVLESQHEVLRISECSSQNTPCMLRELEIETCMKLELPVHYCYTSLRDLSLSSSCDSLEFFPLSFFTKLCRLELKGCRSLKSISVSEDTQGDLGSLESLNIWNCPNFEYFHLGGLRAPRMGYLSLRDCESLKVLPEHMCTLFPSLVCLILSACPMLESFPQTGLPRNLVLLDISQCNKLIANRSQWGLEGLHSLKTLSISFKCVNVESFPEEGLLPRYLSFLSISDLPNLTTFDGKMFQLLSSLGGLQISRCPKLRCFPEEGLPTSLYSLNIWECPLLEERCQIEKGEDWSKIAHIDKVTFSEDEILSYKYQDCSQCQP
- the LOC119993372 gene encoding putative disease resistance protein At3g14460 isoform X1; amino-acid sequence: MAEMLLGGAFLSAFLQVAFDRIASSKVIDYFMEKKLDDALLEKLEITLMSIQVVLDDAEEKHITKPLVKKWLDKLQDAVYDAEDLLYQISTEAQRSKIEAEFCAGTSKVCNSWSMSCNSFEKTIEPNVKKIIDRLEFLVKQKKVLGLKEGVGSKELQRLPTTSLVEESSVVGRDNDVERVIKLVLSDDLAGRGGHVPVIAIVGVGGIGKTTLAQLVYNAREVNECFDLKVWVFVSERFDVIRITKTILEAVTSKSSDTNDFDMLQTRLKENLKGKKFIVVLDDVWNEEQSVWEALRKPINSCAHGSKIIVTTRNESVTSVMRPVSTCQLQPISNGDCWLLLSQYAFENGQSDVSLNLEVMREELVKKCCGLPLAAKALGGLLRSKRNPEEWKEILRSEMWYLHNEASGIFSVLRLSYHHLPSHLKRCFAYCSLFPKGYAIRKEELVLLWLVEDLLPDHRSKKKAMEIGYEYVKDLESRSFFQSLHLYYDSWLVMHDLFNDFAKIISGEFCSTLDGANPVNVGKKTRHLSYFMSTDKQLRINNFEAMRLQTFLSINQVFFVGNFPSTKEVTHDLLPRLLCLRVLSLSGYNIEKLPDSIRNLKLLRYLDLSYTPIQKLPETISSLYNLEVLMLSSCRSLTELPSTMGRLINLHYLDMRYPTLRFQLPWQMMKLKDLQVLPPPLWQISDGSSIKELRDLLHIHGELYISGLQNLIHARDALEANLRGKMHLEKLIFKWDFYSENSKDVEITLENLQPHANLKELKIECYGGTRFPDWLGSDSLFNMVSIHLQDCKYCCLLPPLGQLPSLKDLTIAGFDAVVTVGREFHLKLSSTIKPFQSLESLTFKNMSEWREWIPNVDQGDFSSLRVLSIESCPKLTSELPKFLPALTEFRLVECPEFVDSLPRAPGLLKLTIIGCSVLESQHEVLRISECSSQNTPCMLRELEIETCMKLELPVHYCYTSLRDLSLSSSCDSLEFFPLSFFTKLCRLELKGCRSLKSISVSEDTQGDLGSLESLNIWNCPNFEYFHLGGLRAPRMGYLSLRDCESLKVLPEHMCTLFPSLVCLILSACPMLESFPQTGLPRNLVLLDISQCNKLIANRSQWGLEGLHSLKTLSISFKCVNVESFPEEGLLPRYLSFLSISDLPNLTTFDGKMFQLLSSLGGLQISRCPKLRCFPEEGLPTSLYSLNIWECPLLEERCQIEKGEDWSKIAHIDKVTFSEDEILSYKYQDCSQCQP
- the LOC119993372 gene encoding putative disease resistance protein At3g14460 isoform X3, producing MAEMLLGGAFLSAFLQVAFDRIASSKVIDYFMEKKLDDALLEKLEITLMSIQVVLDDAEEKHITKPLVKKWLDKLQDAVYDAEDLLYQISTEAQRSKIEAEFCAGTSKVCNSWSMSCNSFEKTIEPNVKKIIDRLEFLVKQKKVLGLKEGVGSKELQRLPTTSLVEESSVVGRDNDVERVIKLVLSDDLAGRGGHVPVIAIVGVGGIGKTTLAQLVYNAREVNECFDLKVWVFVSERFDVIRITKTILEAVTSKSSDTNDFDMLQTRLKENLKGKKFIVVLDDVWNEEQSVWEALRKPINSCAHGSKIIVTTRNESVTSVMRPVSTCQLQPISNGDCWLLLSQYAFENGQSDVSLNLEVMREELVKKCCGLPLAAKALGGLLRSKRNPEEWKEILRSEMWYLHNEASGIFSVLRLSYHHLPSHLKRCFAYCSLFPKGYAIRKEELVLLWLVEDLLPDHRSKKKAMEIGYEYVKDLESRSFFQSLHLYYDSWLVMHDLFNDFAKIISGEFCSTLDGANPVNVGKKTRHLSYFMSTDKQLRINNFEAMRLQTFLSINQVFFVGNFPSTKEVTHDLLPRLLCLRVLSLSGYNIEKLPDSIRNLKLLRYLDLSYTPIQKLPETISSLYNLEVLMLSSCRSLTELPSTMGRLINLHYLDMRYPTLRFQLPWQMMKLKDLQVLPPPLWQISDGSSIKELRDLLHIHGELYISGLQNLIHARDALEANLRGKMHLEKLIFKWDFYSENSKDVEITLENLQPHANLKELKIECYGGTRFPDWLGSDSLFNMVSIHLQDCKYCCLLPPLGQLPSLKDLTIAGFDAVVTVGREFHLKLSSTIKPFQSLESLTFKNMSEWREWIPNVDQGDFSSLRVLSIESCPKLTSELPKFLPALTEFRLVECPEFVDSLPRAPGLLKLTIIGCSVLESQHEVLRISECSSQNTPCMLRELEIETCMKLELPVHYCYTSLRDLSLSSSCDSLEFFPLSFFTKLCRLELKGCRSLKSISVSEDTQGDLGSLESLNIWNCPNFEYFHLGGLRAPRMGYLSLRDCESLKVLPEHMCTLFPSLVCLILSACPMLESFPQTGLPRNLVLLDISQCNKLIANRSQWGLEGLHSLKTLSISFKCVNVESFPEEGLLPRYLSFLSISDLPNLTTFDGKMFQLLSSLGGLQISRCPKLRCFPEEGLPTSLYSLNIWECPLLEERCQIEKGEDWSKIAHIDKVTFSEDEILSYKYQDCSQCQP
- the LOC119993433 gene encoding ubiquitin-like-specific protease 1A, coding for MKDNTLESKLISWEPCQVDKNWFVDAIRPETWLSDKHLDVAMYHIRRRIANNPEVFKKKSAVLDSFFFVRVTQAFILFNESKDCSWDNDNLILDYVIGESPVKSVSWSNVDYVYFPANFNNTHWVAVEMILGERQINVYDSLTSCTKIPKFNELMQPLKLMMPYILRAAALNDENLSSWKLKRVTSCPQQNNGGDCGMFTIKFIEVLTASMPVSLITQEDMVFYRKKFTMEAWGGEFLM